A genomic stretch from Calidithermus timidus DSM 17022 includes:
- a CDS encoding NADH-quinone oxidoreductase subunit J has product MSFAELLAAALLILSALVVVRTSNAVHAALALIANFLVIAAVYVGLEARFVAMTQVIVYAGAIVVLFLFVIMLLSAAQANVGKDLLPGLQIPAILGSVALAGVLVYALGRFSAPANPGVLNGGLPQALGPLLYTPEKWLYALLLVGFLLLVATIAAVVLVEPERIVPEASKPASEEKELVGR; this is encoded by the coding sequence ATGAGCTTCGCCGAGCTGCTCGCCGCGGCCTTGCTGATCCTTAGCGCCTTGGTGGTGGTGCGCACCTCCAACGCCGTTCACGCTGCGCTGGCCCTCATCGCCAACTTCCTGGTGATCGCCGCGGTCTACGTGGGGCTCGAGGCCCGCTTCGTGGCCATGACCCAGGTCATCGTCTACGCCGGGGCCATCGTGGTGCTGTTCCTCTTCGTGATCATGCTGCTCTCGGCGGCGCAGGCCAACGTGGGCAAGGACCTCCTGCCGGGGCTTCAGATCCCGGCCATATTGGGTTCCGTCGCGCTGGCAGGGGTGCTGGTCTACGCCCTCGGCCGCTTCAGCGCTCCCGCCAACCCCGGCGTTCTGAACGGGGGATTGCCCCAGGCCCTGGGGCCGCTGCTGTACACTCCCGAGAAATGGCTCTACGCCCTGCTGCTGGTGGGCTTCTTGCTGCTGGTGGCCACCATCGCCGCGGTGGTGCTGGTGGAGCCTGAGCGCATCGTGCCGGAGGCCAGTAAGCCCGCCTCCGAGGAGAAGGAGTTGGTAGGACGATGA
- the nuoK gene encoding NADH-quinone oxidoreductase subunit NuoK codes for MSWLVVSALLFAIGAYGVLSRRTAILVFLSIELMLNAANLALIAFARQWGSLEAQVVTLFVIAIAAAEVAVGLGLIVAIFRRRETTGVDELRGLRG; via the coding sequence ATGAGCTGGCTGGTGGTTTCTGCCCTGCTCTTCGCCATCGGGGCCTACGGGGTGCTCTCGAGGCGCACCGCGATTTTGGTGTTTCTCTCCATCGAGCTCATGCTCAACGCCGCCAACCTGGCCCTCATCGCCTTCGCCAGGCAGTGGGGCAGCCTAGAGGCCCAGGTGGTGACGCTCTTCGTCATCGCCATCGCCGCTGCCGAGGTGGCGGTGGGGCTGGGGCTGATCGTGGCCATCTTCCGCCGCCGGGAGACCACCGGTGTCGATGAGCTGAGGGGGTTGAGGGGCTAA
- the nuoL gene encoding NADH-quinone oxidoreductase subunit L produces the protein MQETVLLPLIILLPLLGFAVLGLWGRRMAEPVPGVVASALVLGSLLLGLALLAQGGAKWAVEDWLPGVPLSFALDNLSGLMVMVVAGVGFLIHVYAIGYMHSDPGFSRFFSYFNLFIAAMLVLVLGDSLPVVFIGWEGVGLASYLLIGFWYTERVNADSARKAFIVNRIGDLGFLLGMGVLWAHFGTLSISELRELIAPEGEFAIGINVAAVSLAAFLLFVGAIGKSAQVPLMVWLPDAMAGPTPVSALIHAATMVTAGVYLLCRNSFLYFDLPDVSFWVVLIGMLTALYGALCAFGQTDIKRIVAYSTLSQLGYMFVAAGVGAYWVAMFHVLTHAFFKALLFMSSGAVIHALGGEQDVRKMGGMWGYLPQTRIHGLVGALALGGLPLLSGFWSKDAILAASYEYSALLWFVMLLTAALTALYSMRWFVLVFMGKYRGHEHPHESPAVMTWPNHLLTLGSLFAGFVGLPYVVQSENLLEPWLNKVIVHHEHEKLPVLDEWALIVISAVVALGALYYGYRFFQAEAAGKLPAWFTRFQEASLRSFYADEVYNALLVRPLKGLAKILFDADGGLLSGFWWLGSVTGNLGGLLARLETGYLRFYAAGLLIAAVLLVLVGVIR, from the coding sequence ATGCAAGAGACCGTATTGCTACCGCTGATTATCCTGCTGCCCCTGCTGGGCTTCGCCGTCTTGGGCCTGTGGGGCAGGCGCATGGCGGAGCCCGTGCCGGGTGTTGTGGCCAGCGCTTTAGTGCTGGGCAGTCTCCTGCTGGGCCTAGCCTTGCTGGCTCAGGGCGGGGCTAAGTGGGCCGTGGAGGACTGGCTCCCCGGCGTTCCTCTGTCCTTCGCGCTGGACAACCTCTCGGGCCTGATGGTCATGGTCGTGGCGGGGGTGGGTTTCCTGATCCACGTCTACGCCATCGGCTACATGCACTCAGACCCCGGCTTCAGCCGCTTCTTCAGCTACTTCAACCTCTTCATCGCGGCGATGCTGGTGCTGGTGCTGGGCGACAGCCTACCGGTGGTCTTCATCGGCTGGGAGGGGGTGGGCCTGGCGAGCTACCTCCTCATCGGTTTCTGGTACACCGAACGGGTCAACGCCGACTCGGCCCGCAAGGCCTTCATCGTCAACCGCATCGGCGACCTGGGCTTCCTGCTGGGCATGGGGGTACTGTGGGCCCACTTCGGCACCCTCTCCATCTCCGAGCTGCGCGAGCTGATCGCCCCGGAGGGGGAATTCGCCATTGGGATCAACGTCGCGGCGGTGTCGCTGGCGGCTTTCCTGCTGTTCGTCGGAGCCATCGGCAAAAGCGCCCAGGTGCCCTTGATGGTGTGGCTCCCCGACGCGATGGCGGGCCCAACCCCGGTCTCGGCCCTGATCCACGCTGCGACCATGGTCACGGCTGGGGTCTACCTGCTGTGCCGCAACAGCTTCCTCTACTTCGACCTGCCCGACGTCTCCTTCTGGGTCGTGCTCATCGGCATGCTCACCGCCCTCTATGGCGCGCTGTGCGCCTTCGGCCAAACCGACATCAAGCGCATCGTGGCCTACTCGACGCTCTCCCAGCTCGGCTACATGTTCGTGGCCGCGGGGGTGGGGGCTTACTGGGTGGCGATGTTCCACGTCCTGACCCACGCTTTCTTCAAAGCCCTCCTGTTCATGTCCTCGGGCGCGGTGATCCACGCGCTGGGCGGTGAGCAGGACGTGCGCAAGATGGGCGGGATGTGGGGCTACCTCCCCCAGACCCGCATCCACGGCCTGGTAGGGGCGCTGGCGCTGGGCGGCCTGCCGCTGCTGTCGGGCTTTTGGTCCAAGGACGCCATCCTCGCTGCCTCCTACGAGTATTCCGCGCTGCTGTGGTTCGTGATGCTGCTCACCGCTGCCCTGACGGCGCTGTATTCCATGCGCTGGTTCGTGCTGGTGTTTATGGGCAAGTACCGCGGTCACGAACACCCTCACGAGAGCCCGGCGGTGATGACCTGGCCCAACCACCTTCTCACCCTGGGCTCGCTCTTCGCCGGCTTCGTGGGCCTGCCCTATGTGGTGCAGTCTGAGAACCTGCTCGAGCCCTGGCTCAACAAGGTAATCGTGCACCACGAGCACGAGAAGCTGCCCGTGCTCGACGAGTGGGCGCTGATTGTCATCTCGGCGGTGGTGGCTTTGGGAGCCCTCTACTATGGCTACCGCTTCTTCCAGGCTGAGGCGGCGGGCAAGCTGCCGGCTTGGTTCACCCGCTTCCAGGAAGCCTCGCTGAGGAGCTTCTACGCCGACGAGGTCTACAACGCCCTCCTGGTCAGGCCGCTCAAGGGCCTGGCCAAGATCCTCTTCGACGCCGACGGCGGCCTGCTGAGCGGCTTCTGGTGGCTAGGCAGCGTCACCGGCAACCTCGGCGGCCTGCTGGCGCGGCTCGAGACCGGCTACCTACGCTTCTACGCCGCGGGTCTGCTGATTGCCGCTGTGCTCTTGGTCCTCGTAGGGGTGATCCGCTGA
- a CDS encoding complex I subunit 4 family protein: MDALLHVGLFLPLLAGIALLIWPSLGRRLAVAASGVTFLIAAWLFARASGGAYTFQTPLLEPIQMYYALRLDGVGLVLWLAVALTTLLAVFIAKAPTRMLGWALLMESGLLGIFAADDLVLFYVFFEATLIPSLLMLGLYGGRERLKAAYTFALFTLAGSLPMLAAVFAVRYLGGSPSFLYSDLAAHPVSGSVAGWVFLGFLIAFAVKTPLFPLHAWLPSFHAENHPSGLADAMGTLYKVGLFAFFKWAIPLAPEGFAQFQGLLLVVAAFGAIYAAWLAFAAKDWKRLLAYGGVSHMGLGALGLFSGNAEGVTGALFLLAASMVYTGGLFLVVGRIADRTETLEIGPVRGIAKSAPALSVLTMFLVMAMIGLPGLSGFPGEFMALLGAWKISPWLTFVAFTAVIAAAAYALTAYQALFQEEQNRVVSDLTPREWAFAAAIVVGVGLAGVYPKMFTQMIHPLSEALVKLLGGGA, encoded by the coding sequence ATGGACGCGCTATTGCATGTTGGGCTGTTCCTCCCCCTGCTGGCGGGGATCGCCCTGCTGATCTGGCCTAGCTTAGGCCGCAGGCTGGCCGTGGCCGCCTCGGGCGTCACTTTTCTAATCGCGGCCTGGCTTTTCGCTCGAGCCTCAGGTGGGGCCTATACCTTCCAGACGCCCCTGCTCGAGCCCATCCAGATGTACTACGCGCTGCGCCTGGACGGCGTGGGATTGGTGCTGTGGCTGGCCGTGGCCCTTACCACCTTGCTGGCGGTATTCATCGCCAAGGCGCCTACCCGCATGCTGGGCTGGGCGCTGCTGATGGAGAGCGGCCTGCTGGGCATCTTCGCCGCCGACGACCTGGTATTGTTCTACGTCTTCTTCGAGGCCACCCTGATCCCCTCGCTGCTGATGTTGGGGCTCTACGGCGGGCGCGAGCGGCTCAAGGCGGCCTACACCTTTGCCCTGTTCACCCTGGCGGGCTCGCTGCCCATGCTGGCGGCGGTCTTCGCGGTGCGTTACCTGGGTGGCTCGCCCAGCTTCCTCTACAGCGATCTGGCGGCTCACCCCGTGAGCGGGAGCGTGGCAGGCTGGGTTTTCTTGGGCTTCCTCATCGCCTTTGCGGTCAAGACCCCCCTCTTTCCGCTGCACGCGTGGCTGCCCTCCTTCCACGCCGAGAACCACCCCTCGGGCCTGGCCGACGCCATGGGTACGCTGTATAAGGTGGGCCTCTTCGCCTTCTTCAAGTGGGCCATTCCCCTGGCACCCGAGGGTTTCGCCCAATTCCAGGGGCTGCTGCTGGTGGTGGCGGCTTTTGGTGCGATCTACGCGGCCTGGCTGGCCTTCGCCGCCAAAGACTGGAAGCGCCTGCTGGCCTACGGTGGCGTCAGTCACATGGGGTTGGGCGCTCTAGGCCTGTTCAGCGGCAACGCCGAGGGGGTCACGGGGGCTTTGTTCCTGTTGGCGGCCTCGATGGTCTACACCGGTGGGCTGTTCTTGGTGGTGGGCCGCATCGCCGATCGCACCGAGACCCTGGAGATCGGCCCGGTGCGGGGCATCGCCAAAAGCGCCCCTGCCCTGAGCGTGTTGACGATGTTTTTGGTCATGGCCATGATCGGCCTGCCCGGTTTGTCGGGCTTCCCCGGAGAGTTCATGGCCCTGCTGGGGGCCTGGAAGATCAGCCCCTGGCTCACCTTCGTCGCCTTTACCGCGGTGATTGCGGCGGCGGCCTACGCCCTCACGGCCTACCAGGCCCTCTTTCAGGAGGAGCAGAACCGGGTGGTGAGCGACCTCACCCCCCGCGAGTGGGCTTTTGCTGCAGCCATCGTGGTAGGGGT